In one window of Coriobacteriia bacterium DNA:
- the rpsC gene encoding 30S ribosomal protein S3: MGQKVCPIGLRLGITESHRSRWYGGKDYAKILANDIKLRSFLKTRLERAAIASIIIERKGEKTEIEIWTARPGIVIGKKGSEVDVLRAELEAIAGGIVDIKIVEVTRPEINSTLVAQSVADQLIGRVAFRRAMRKSVSAAMKSGALGIRIQCSGRLGGAEMGRREWYREGRVPLHTLRAKIDYGFAEAKTTMGIIGIKVWIFHGEVLPGQKSPNPSIEGTRAPRSPRRGGNRRDK; the protein is encoded by the coding sequence ATGGGCCAGAAAGTATGTCCGATCGGACTGCGCCTGGGTATTACCGAGAGTCACCGATCACGTTGGTACGGCGGCAAGGATTACGCCAAGATTCTCGCGAACGATATCAAGCTCCGTAGCTTCCTCAAGACACGCCTCGAGCGTGCCGCCATTGCGAGCATCATCATCGAGCGCAAAGGCGAGAAAACCGAGATTGAAATCTGGACCGCACGCCCGGGTATCGTCATCGGTAAAAAAGGTTCTGAAGTCGACGTGCTCCGCGCGGAACTCGAAGCTATCGCTGGCGGTATCGTTGACATCAAGATTGTCGAAGTGACTCGTCCCGAGATCAACTCCACGCTCGTGGCACAGTCGGTTGCCGATCAGCTTATCGGTCGTGTGGCGTTCCGTCGTGCGATGCGCAAGTCTGTTTCAGCTGCCATGAAGAGCGGCGCACTCGGTATTCGTATCCAGTGCAGCGGTCGTCTCGGCGGTGCCGAAATGGGACGTCGCGAGTGGTATCGCGAGGGTCGTGTGCCTCTTCACACGCTTCGCGCCAAAATAGATTACGGTTTTGCCGAGGCAAAAACCACCATGGGAATCATCGGCATCAAAGTTTGGATCTTCCATGGTGAGGTTCTCCCCGGGCAAAAGTCTCCAAATCCATCGATTGAGGGTACCCGCGCACCGCGCAGTCCTCGTCGCGGTGGTAATAGGAGGGATAAATAA
- a CDS encoding nitroreductase family protein, producing MLDVIKNRRSVRSYLDKEVSEEDITALVESARLAPSANNMQPTRFIIVRSLETKAALVAVDHNQQWMLQAPVIIVAVADPSGWNDRPLGQYEEGTPSDEQTPGLYLKYIIRDAAIAIENLILEAEGRGLSSCWTGWFSQADVRPLLAIPADKYVCGIITVGYSDSRSQPRPRKDLAEILMYEKWSE from the coding sequence ATGTTGGATGTAATAAAAAACAGGAGAAGCGTCAGAAGCTATCTGGATAAAGAGGTTTCCGAAGAGGATATAACCGCGCTTGTCGAAAGCGCGCGACTCGCACCCTCGGCCAACAATATGCAACCGACGCGTTTCATCATAGTGCGCTCGCTTGAAACGAAGGCGGCTCTCGTCGCCGTGGACCACAACCAGCAATGGATGTTGCAAGCACCGGTCATCATCGTGGCGGTCGCCGATCCGTCCGGTTGGAACGATCGTCCGCTGGGACAGTATGAAGAAGGCACTCCTTCAGATGAACAGACTCCCGGGCTCTATCTGAAATATATAATACGGGATGCGGCGATTGCCATTGAAAACCTCATTCTCGAAGCCGAGGGCAGGGGTCTCTCGTCCTGCTGGACGGGTTGGTTTTCCCAGGCCGACGTTCGTCCCCTGCTCGCCATTCCCGCCGACAAATATGTGTGCGGAATCATCACGGTGGGGTACAGCGACAGTCGCTCGCAACCTCGTCCCCGTAAAGATCTCGCCGAAATCCTCATGTACGAAAAATGGTCCGAATGA
- a CDS encoding DUF951 domain-containing protein, translating into MEYDTTVPASDLNIGDTVVLKKAHPCGGRAWKITRIGADVSLQCEQCRHVVMLSRSELDRRMVRRN; encoded by the coding sequence ATGGAATATGATACAACAGTGCCCGCTTCGGACTTAAACATCGGCGACACCGTCGTCTTGAAAAAAGCGCACCCTTGCGGAGGACGCGCCTGGAAAATCACGCGCATCGGCGCGGACGTCAGTTTGCAATGTGAACAATGCAGGCACGTCGTCATGCTCTCGCGCTCGGAACTCGACCGCCGTATGGTGCGGCGGAACTGA
- the rplP gene encoding 50S ribosomal protein L16 produces the protein MLSPKRVKHRKVQRGSMKGSAKGGTKVTFGEFGLQALQPAWITDRQIEAARVAMTRYMKRGGKVWITIFPDKPVTKKPAETRMGSGKGNPELWVAVVKPGRVMFEIGGVDEATAREAMRLAAHKLPIKVKFVTREIADGEA, from the coding sequence ATGCTGAGCCCAAAACGTGTTAAGCACCGTAAGGTGCAGCGCGGTTCGATGAAGGGTAGCGCCAAAGGCGGTACCAAGGTGACATTCGGTGAATTCGGTCTTCAGGCTCTTCAGCCGGCGTGGATCACCGACCGTCAAATCGAAGCCGCCCGTGTTGCAATGACTCGTTACATGAAGCGTGGCGGTAAGGTCTGGATTACGATTTTCCCGGACAAGCCTGTTACGAAGAAGCCTGCCGAAACCCGCATGGGTTCAGGTAAAGGTAACCCCGAGTTGTGGGTCGCCGTGGTGAAACCGGGTCGAGTAATGTTCGAGATCGGTGGCGTTGATGAGGCGACGGCTCGCGAAGCTATGCGACTCGCTGCCCATAAACTCCCGATCAAAGTGAAATTTGTTACCCGTGAAATAGCAGACGGGGAGGCATAA
- the rpsJ gene encoding 30S ribosomal protein S10, translated as MSNQKIRIRLKGYDHEIVDQSTKKIVDTAISTGAKVIGPIPLPTSRNLYCVIRSPHVNKDSREHFELRTHKRLIEIIDAKPKTADALSRLDLPAGVEIEIKA; from the coding sequence GTGTCGAACCAGAAAATAAGGATTCGCCTCAAAGGTTACGATCACGAGATTGTAGACCAGTCGACTAAGAAGATTGTGGATACCGCGATCAGTACCGGCGCAAAGGTAATCGGACCCATTCCGTTGCCGACTTCTCGTAACCTTTATTGTGTGATCCGCTCACCGCACGTAAACAAGGATTCACGCGAGCATTTCGAGTTGCGCACACATAAGCGCCTCATCGAAATCATCGATGCAAAGCCCAAGACCGCCGATGCTCTGAGTCGTTTGGATCTTCCTGCGGGTGTCGAGATTGAGATTAAAGCGTAA
- the rplV gene encoding 50S ribosomal protein L22 gives MQAKAIARFQRIAPRKARIVVDLVRGKSVEEARGILKFSTRDASEVVEKVVNSATANAANLHDIKSDELFIKEIFVDEGPTMKRIQPRAQGRANRINKRTCHITVVVATKEA, from the coding sequence ATGCAAGCAAAAGCAATCGCACGTTTTCAGCGTATAGCACCTCGTAAGGCTCGTATCGTCGTCGACCTCGTTCGAGGCAAGTCGGTTGAAGAGGCACGTGGAATCCTGAAGTTTTCAACGCGAGATGCATCCGAGGTTGTTGAGAAAGTCGTCAACAGCGCAACTGCAAACGCTGCGAATCTGCACGACATTAAATCAGACGAGCTTTTCATCAAGGAAATATTCGTTGATGAGGGCCCGACCATGAAGCGCATCCAGCCTCGTGCACAGGGTCGCGCCAATCGAATCAACAAGCGCACCTGCCACATCACCGTGGTCGTTGCAACGAAGGAGGCGTAA
- the rpmC gene encoding 50S ribosomal protein L29: protein MKPVEVRGLDEAALETKLKESRGDLFNLRFRLATGQMDDTNKIGRIKKDIARLQTEIRSRQLAAAKSAEN from the coding sequence ATGAAACCAGTAGAAGTACGCGGGCTCGATGAAGCCGCATTGGAAACAAAATTGAAGGAAAGCCGCGGGGATTTGTTCAATCTTCGCTTCCGCCTTGCCACGGGTCAAATGGATGACACCAACAAGATCGGTCGCATCAAGAAGGACATTGCGCGCCTTCAAACTGAAATTCGTTCCCGTCAACTCGCTGCCGCAAAAAGCGCTGAGAACTAA
- a CDS encoding ACT domain-containing protein, with amino-acid sequence MNEAYRGDRMNDTAIVTVLGIDQKGIVASVASVLSEGGANIEDIHQSILTNMFTMTLIVTLHEDIKPFADLQEELNACGEKLSVQINLQKSDVFRYMHRI; translated from the coding sequence ATAAACGAAGCGTACCGAGGAGACCGCATGAATGACACGGCAATCGTCACCGTATTGGGAATCGACCAAAAAGGCATCGTCGCCTCCGTTGCAAGCGTTTTATCCGAAGGCGGTGCGAACATAGAGGACATACACCAATCCATATTGACGAACATGTTCACCATGACACTCATCGTCACTCTGCACGAAGATATCAAACCGTTCGCCGATCTCCAAGAAGAGCTCAATGCCTGCGGAGAAAAGCTCAGCGTACAAATCAATCTGCAAAAAAGCGATGTGTTCCGTTATATGCATCGTATTTGA
- a CDS encoding 30S ribosomal protein S12: MPTINQLVRKGRRKVEEKSKTPALKGNPQRRGVCTRVYTTTPKKPNSALRKVCRVRLTNQMEVTAYIPGIGHNLQEHSIVLVRGGRVKDLPGVRYKVIRGALDAASVSDRAQARSRYGAKKPKSK; the protein is encoded by the coding sequence TTGCCTACCATTAACCAGCTGGTCCGCAAGGGCCGCCGTAAAGTGGAAGAGAAGAGTAAGACCCCAGCGCTCAAGGGTAATCCTCAGCGCCGTGGTGTTTGCACTCGTGTCTACACAACCACACCGAAAAAGCCGAACTCGGCACTGCGCAAAGTATGCCGTGTTCGCCTGACCAACCAGATGGAAGTTACTGCTTACATTCCCGGTATCGGTCATAACCTGCAAGAGCACTCAATCGTACTCGTACGAGGCGGTCGTGTTAAAGACCTTCCTGGTGTGCGCTACAAGGTTATCCGCGGTGCACTCGACGCCGCATCCGTAAGCGACCGTGCTCAAGCACGCTCACGCTACGGTGCCAAGAAGCCAAAGAGCAAGTAG
- the rplB gene encoding 50S ribosomal protein L2 produces the protein MGLKKYKPTSPGRRGMSVSDFAEITCTTPEKSLLEPLPKNGGRNNNGRITVRHQGGGHKRRYRVIDFKRRKDGVPANVATIEYDPNRSARIALLHYADGEKRYILCPKGLEVGAKVESGPEADIKPGNTLPLSAIPVGTVVHAVEMQPGKGAALARSAGTSIQLMGKEDTYAILRMPSSETRRVLLTCRATIGEVGNADHANIVIGKAGRKRHMGVRPTVRGTAMNPVDHPHGGGEGKNKSAGRHPVTPWGVPTKGHRTRSKNKPSDRLIIRRRKK, from the coding sequence ATGGGACTAAAGAAGTATAAGCCGACTTCACCGGGTCGTCGCGGCATGTCAGTTTCTGACTTTGCAGAAATCACGTGTACGACCCCTGAGAAGTCCTTGCTTGAGCCACTACCTAAAAATGGTGGACGTAACAACAACGGACGTATTACCGTTCGCCACCAAGGTGGAGGACATAAGCGTCGTTATCGTGTAATCGATTTCAAGCGTCGCAAAGACGGCGTACCCGCCAATGTTGCAACCATCGAGTACGATCCGAACCGCTCGGCTCGTATCGCCTTGTTACACTATGCGGACGGTGAGAAGCGCTACATCCTGTGCCCTAAGGGACTCGAGGTAGGAGCCAAGGTCGAAAGCGGCCCGGAGGCAGACATCAAGCCCGGCAACACGTTGCCGCTTTCAGCGATTCCCGTCGGTACCGTCGTTCACGCTGTTGAGATGCAGCCCGGTAAAGGTGCGGCTCTCGCTCGTTCGGCCGGAACTTCGATTCAGCTCATGGGTAAAGAAGATACGTACGCTATCCTTCGTATGCCCAGTTCCGAGACGCGTCGCGTGCTTTTAACTTGTCGCGCTACCATCGGTGAAGTAGGTAATGCCGATCACGCCAACATCGTCATCGGCAAAGCTGGCCGTAAGCGTCACATGGGCGTTCGTCCGACGGTTCGCGGTACGGCCATGAACCCCGTCGATCACCCGCATGGCGGTGGTGAAGGCAAGAACAAGTCAGCCGGTCGTCACCCCGTTACGCCGTGGGGCGTTCCGACGAAGGGCCATCGTACCCGTTCGAAGAATAAGCCATCAGATCGCCTCATTATCAGGCGTCGTAAGAAATAA
- a CDS encoding PFL family protein, whose protein sequence is MYITQDEIIETLTMVQKQNLDVRTITLGLSLRTCADRDINVAAQRVYEHVVASAKNLVSVAEQLEREYGVPIVNKRISVTPIAQLMATCDTNDATPFALALNRAAHEVGVDFIGGFSALVHKNIGAGSAKLIASLPEALSTTDRVCASVNVASTRAGINMDAVLTMAETIKLCAEATADRDSIACTKLVVFANMVDDNPFMAGAVHNAGEGDASINVGISGPGVVRAVLANLPQDADLTTVAEAVKSTAFKITRVGELIARETAKRMNANMGIVDLSLAPTPAEGDSVAAIIEAIGVGTCGGPGTTAALALLNDAVKKGGAMGTSSAGGLSGAFIPVSEDANMIRAAERGALTIEKLEAMTAVCSVGLDMIAIPGDTSTETIAGIIADECAIGMVNSKTTAVRLIPAIGKNVGDYVNFGGLLGYAPVMPVNAYAGSIFAHRGGRIPAPLQALKN, encoded by the coding sequence ATGTATATCACCCAGGATGAAATCATCGAAACTCTGACAATGGTGCAAAAGCAGAACCTCGATGTGCGCACGATAACGCTCGGTTTGTCGCTGCGGACCTGCGCCGACCGTGACATCAATGTCGCCGCACAGCGCGTATATGAACACGTCGTCGCATCGGCGAAGAATCTCGTATCGGTCGCCGAACAACTCGAACGCGAGTACGGCGTCCCGATTGTGAACAAACGCATCTCCGTCACTCCCATCGCCCAGCTTATGGCAACGTGCGACACGAACGATGCGACGCCTTTCGCGCTTGCGCTCAACCGTGCGGCGCATGAGGTCGGTGTCGACTTCATCGGCGGATTTTCCGCACTCGTCCACAAAAACATCGGTGCCGGCAGCGCTAAACTCATCGCCTCACTGCCGGAGGCACTCTCTACAACCGATCGCGTGTGCGCTTCGGTCAACGTCGCCTCCACGCGTGCCGGCATCAACATGGACGCCGTGCTCACCATGGCCGAAACCATTAAATTGTGTGCGGAGGCAACCGCCGACCGAGATTCCATCGCTTGTACCAAACTCGTCGTGTTTGCAAACATGGTCGATGACAATCCTTTCATGGCGGGAGCGGTACATAATGCCGGAGAAGGAGACGCCTCCATCAATGTGGGCATTTCCGGACCGGGCGTCGTACGTGCCGTGCTCGCCAACCTCCCCCAAGACGCCGACCTCACCACCGTGGCGGAAGCGGTGAAATCGACGGCTTTCAAAATCACGCGCGTAGGCGAGCTCATCGCACGGGAAACCGCAAAACGGATGAACGCCAATATGGGAATAGTCGACCTATCTCTCGCCCCGACACCGGCTGAAGGCGACTCGGTCGCGGCAATCATAGAGGCCATCGGCGTGGGCACCTGTGGCGGGCCCGGGACCACGGCCGCACTCGCGCTCCTCAACGATGCGGTGAAAAAGGGCGGCGCCATGGGAACATCAAGCGCCGGCGGTCTTTCCGGTGCTTTCATCCCCGTCTCCGAAGATGCGAATATGATTCGGGCGGCCGAGCGCGGCGCTTTGACCATCGAGAAGCTCGAAGCCATGACGGCAGTCTGCTCTGTCGGGCTCGACATGATAGCCATTCCCGGAGACACTTCGACTGAAACGATAGCCGGCATCATAGCCGATGAGTGCGCAATCGGCATGGTGAACTCCAAGACCACCGCCGTGCGTCTGATTCCCGCCATCGGGAAAAATGTCGGAGATTACGTAAATTTCGGAGGGTTGCTCGGATATGCGCCGGTCATGCCGGTCAACGCTTATGCGGGAAGTATTTTCGCGCACCGAGGCGGGCGGATACCGGCTCCGTTACAAGCGCTCAAAAACTGA
- the fusA gene encoding elongation factor G — protein sequence MVKTYPLDKTRNIGIMAHIDAGKTTTTERILFYTGKTHKIGEVHEGAAVMDWMEQEQERGITITSAATTCFWKDHRIQIIDTPGHVDFTVEVERSLRVLDGAVAVFCAVAGVQPQSETVWRQAHKYGVPRMAYVNKMDRTGANFDNVIAMMDDRLDAHPVAIQLPIGAEEQFAGLIDLVEMKAIFFAEDDNNSHPIEGDIPADYLEAAEEARQAMIEAAADSDEGLMVKVLEEEEITVADIKTAIRKGCIASELTPVICGSSFKNKGVQQMLDAVLDYLPSPLDIPAIHGIDLETDEDTTRPPDIKAPFAALAFKVMTDPFVGKLTYFRVYSGQLESGSYALNSTKDNRERIGRLLQMHANTRQDITVAQAGDIVAAVGLKNTTTGDTLCDENHPVLLESMVFPDPVIDIAIEPATKIEQEKLATGLSRLAEEDPTFRVRTDTETGQTIIAGMGELHLEVIVDRLLREFKVEANVGKPQVAYRETAGQRVDRQDTKFARQSGGHGQYGHVVINLIPQEHGGGYEFDNKIVGGSIPKEFIPSVDKGIREALTSGILSGFPTVDVKVELIDGSYHEVDSSEMAFKIAGSMAIKEAMRKSHPVLLEPVMEVEVTTPENYMGDVMGDLSSRRGRIEGMEPQGNAQLVRAKVPLSEMFGYSTDLRSKTQGRAVYSMTFKAYEPVPKSIVEEIAAKNGGYSD from the coding sequence ATGGTAAAAACTTATCCACTAGATAAGACTCGTAACATCGGAATCATGGCGCACATCGATGCTGGTAAAACAACCACCACCGAGCGCATTTTGTTCTACACCGGAAAAACTCACAAAATCGGTGAGGTTCACGAAGGTGCGGCTGTCATGGACTGGATGGAGCAAGAGCAGGAGCGCGGTATCACCATTACCTCGGCTGCGACGACTTGTTTCTGGAAAGACCATCGCATTCAAATCATCGACACCCCCGGTCACGTCGACTTCACCGTTGAAGTGGAGCGCTCGCTGCGCGTACTCGACGGCGCGGTCGCGGTGTTTTGTGCGGTAGCCGGTGTCCAGCCTCAGTCTGAGACCGTATGGCGCCAAGCGCATAAATATGGTGTTCCCCGTATGGCCTACGTCAACAAGATGGACCGCACCGGAGCAAACTTCGATAACGTCATCGCAATGATGGACGATCGTCTCGATGCCCATCCCGTCGCCATCCAGCTTCCGATCGGTGCCGAGGAACAGTTCGCAGGTCTCATCGATCTCGTCGAGATGAAAGCCATCTTCTTCGCAGAGGATGACAACAATTCACATCCGATCGAGGGAGATATCCCCGCGGACTATCTCGAGGCGGCCGAAGAGGCACGCCAAGCGATGATCGAGGCTGCCGCCGATTCCGACGAGGGCCTCATGGTGAAAGTTCTCGAAGAGGAAGAAATCACCGTTGCCGACATCAAGACTGCAATCCGTAAGGGCTGCATCGCCTCAGAACTCACGCCGGTCATTTGCGGCTCTTCTTTCAAGAATAAAGGCGTTCAGCAAATGCTCGATGCGGTTCTCGACTATCTGCCGAGTCCGCTCGATATTCCCGCAATTCACGGTATCGATCTGGAAACCGACGAGGACACGACGCGCCCGCCCGATATAAAAGCACCGTTTGCCGCTCTCGCATTCAAGGTCATGACAGACCCGTTCGTCGGGAAGCTTACGTATTTCCGTGTGTATTCCGGTCAGCTCGAGTCAGGTTCTTATGCGCTCAACAGCACAAAGGACAACAGAGAGCGCATCGGCCGTCTTTTGCAGATGCACGCCAACACCCGTCAAGATATCACCGTTGCGCAAGCCGGTGACATCGTTGCGGCCGTCGGATTGAAGAACACCACCACGGGCGACACGCTTTGTGATGAAAATCATCCCGTGCTGCTCGAGTCGATGGTGTTCCCCGATCCTGTCATCGACATCGCCATCGAGCCTGCGACCAAAATCGAGCAAGAAAAGCTCGCCACCGGTCTTTCTCGTCTCGCCGAAGAAGATCCGACCTTCCGTGTGCGCACCGATACCGAGACGGGTCAAACCATCATCGCCGGTATGGGCGAGCTTCACCTCGAAGTCATCGTCGACCGCCTGTTGCGTGAATTCAAAGTCGAGGCAAACGTCGGTAAGCCGCAAGTCGCTTATCGCGAGACCGCCGGTCAGCGTGTCGATCGTCAGGACACCAAGTTCGCCCGTCAGTCGGGTGGACACGGTCAGTATGGCCACGTTGTCATAAACTTGATTCCGCAAGAGCATGGTGGCGGTTATGAATTCGATAACAAAATCGTCGGAGGTTCCATTCCGAAAGAATTCATTCCTTCGGTCGATAAGGGCATCCGAGAGGCTTTGACATCGGGTATACTGTCGGGATTTCCGACCGTGGACGTTAAAGTCGAGCTGATCGACGGTTCATATCACGAAGTCGACTCTTCGGAAATGGCCTTCAAAATTGCCGGTTCGATGGCAATCAAAGAAGCGATGCGCAAATCGCACCCGGTTTTGCTCGAGCCGGTCATGGAAGTCGAAGTCACCACTCCTGAAAATTACATGGGCGATGTCATGGGCGACTTGAGTTCACGTCGCGGACGTATCGAAGGCATGGAGCCTCAGGGCAATGCTCAACTCGTACGTGCTAAAGTGCCTCTTTCCGAGATGTTCGGTTACTCGACCGATCTTCGTTCGAAGACGCAAGGACGTGCCGTTTACTCGATGACGTTTAAGGCGTACGAACCGGTGCCCAAGTCGATCGTTGAGGAAATCGCCGCTAAAAACGGTGGATATTCAGACTAG
- the rpsS gene encoding 30S ribosomal protein S19, which produces MSRSLKKGPFVEARLLGRIQAMNESGDKRVIKTWSRSSTIFPEMVGHTIAVYDGRKHVPVYVTESMVGHKLGEFSPSRTFRGHANSKKEV; this is translated from the coding sequence ATGAGCAGAAGCCTCAAAAAAGGACCGTTCGTCGAGGCTCGTCTATTAGGACGTATTCAGGCGATGAACGAATCCGGCGACAAGCGAGTCATCAAGACTTGGTCGCGCAGTTCGACTATCTTTCCGGAGATGGTCGGCCACACAATCGCGGTCTATGATGGCCGCAAGCACGTACCTGTTTATGTAACCGAGTCTATGGTAGGGCACAAGCTTGGTGAGTTTTCACCATCTCGTACATTCCGTGGACATGCTAACTCGAAAAAGGAGGTTTGA
- the rplD gene encoding 50S ribosomal protein L4 has protein sequence MAVVNIKDVAADKTRNENIDDAVFGIEPNVFVVHQVVRSQQAALRAGTHETKTRARVSGGGKKPWRQKGTGRARQGTIRAPQWAGGGVVFGPHPRSYAFKVPNKVVKLAMRSALSSKLFDEVLFVVENFKFDKPSAKDASAILKNLGLEDRKITILVENENDNAYLSFRNLDRVRVLFAYEANTYDLVDNTAVLFSADSLSWVGEVLK, from the coding sequence ATGGCAGTAGTAAATATTAAAGATGTAGCAGCGGACAAGACCCGCAACGAAAACATCGACGACGCAGTCTTCGGGATTGAGCCGAACGTTTTCGTTGTACATCAAGTTGTTCGCAGCCAGCAAGCAGCATTGCGTGCCGGTACCCATGAAACTAAAACTCGCGCTCGTGTAAGCGGCGGCGGCAAGAAACCATGGCGTCAGAAGGGTACCGGTCGCGCTCGTCAAGGTACCATTCGTGCCCCACAGTGGGCAGGCGGTGGCGTCGTCTTCGGTCCTCATCCTCGCAGCTATGCGTTCAAGGTTCCGAACAAAGTCGTCAAGCTCGCCATGCGTTCGGCGCTTTCCTCGAAGCTCTTCGATGAGGTTCTCTTCGTCGTTGAGAACTTCAAATTCGACAAGCCTTCCGCTAAAGATGCCTCTGCGATTTTGAAGAATCTTGGTCTCGAGGATCGCAAGATAACCATTCTCGTTGAAAACGAAAACGACAATGCGTATCTTTCTTTCCGCAACCTCGATCGTGTTCGTGTTCTCTTCGCGTATGAGGCAAACACCTACGATCTTGTTGACAATACGGCAGTTCTTTTCTCTGCTGACTCACTAAGCTGGGTTGGGGAGGTGCTCAAGTAA
- the rplC gene encoding 50S ribosomal protein L3, with product MSKTILGRKLGMTQVWTEEGNLLPVTVIQAGPCVVTQVKTIVTDGYNAIQIGFGEIAENKVNKPRAGHFEKAGVDPVKYLAEIRLDSTPENKAGDSIDVGIFADTKKVNISGVSKGKGFAGVMKRHNFKGGPGGHGSHFHRAPGSVGQASTPSRVFKGQKLPGHMGVDKVTVQNLDVVKIDVEQNLLIIKGAVPGGKGALLTIKMA from the coding sequence ATGAGCAAGACTATTCTCGGCCGAAAGCTGGGAATGACCCAAGTCTGGACTGAAGAGGGAAATCTTCTTCCGGTCACGGTCATCCAAGCAGGCCCCTGTGTCGTTACACAGGTAAAGACCATCGTTACGGATGGCTACAACGCCATTCAAATCGGCTTCGGCGAAATCGCCGAAAATAAAGTGAATAAGCCTCGTGCCGGACACTTTGAAAAAGCCGGTGTCGATCCCGTCAAGTATCTTGCCGAGATTCGCCTCGATTCCACTCCGGAGAATAAAGCCGGCGACAGCATCGACGTGGGAATTTTCGCAGATACCAAGAAGGTCAACATCTCGGGCGTCAGCAAAGGTAAGGGCTTCGCCGGTGTCATGAAGCGCCATAACTTCAAGGGCGGTCCCGGCGGACACGGTTCGCACTTCCACCGCGCTCCGGGTTCTGTCGGCCAGGCTTCAACTCCTTCGCGCGTTTTCAAGGGGCAGAAACTTCCCGGTCACATGGGAGTCGATAAAGTAACCGTACAAAACCTCGATGTCGTAAAAATCGATGTCGAGCAAAACTTGCTCATCATAAAGGGTGCCGTCCCTGGCGGCAAGGGTGCATTGCTCACCATCAAAATGGCGTAG
- the rplW gene encoding 50S ribosomal protein L23, which translates to MYDPRQIIIRPIVSEKSFDIMEEQNRYTFEVAKTATKPQIANAIETIFEVKVLKVNVMNVSGKPRRVRQALGKTRSWKKAIVSLKAGDTIEIFPNA; encoded by the coding sequence ATGTACGATCCACGTCAGATTATCATTCGCCCCATCGTATCGGAGAAGTCTTTTGATATCATGGAGGAGCAGAACCGCTATACTTTTGAGGTAGCGAAAACGGCGACGAAACCGCAGATTGCAAACGCAATCGAAACGATTTTCGAAGTCAAGGTCCTCAAAGTCAATGTGATGAATGTTTCGGGAAAGCCCCGTCGCGTTCGTCAAGCTCTTGGAAAGACGCGTAGTTGGAAAAAGGCAATCGTCTCCTTAAAAGCCGGCGATACCATCGAAATTTTCCCCAACGCATAG
- the rpsG gene encoding 30S ribosomal protein S7 encodes MPRRAPAVRREVTPDAKYNNRLVTQLTNKVLWDGKKSVAESIVYGSFDIIEEKTGSDPLSVFKTAMDNVRPTLEVRPKRVGGSTYQVPVEVNARRSTTLAIRWIVEYSRKRRENTMAERLAAEIMDAANGIGSSVKKREDLYKMAEANRAFSHYRW; translated from the coding sequence ATGCCAAGGCGCGCACCAGCTGTTCGTCGCGAAGTTACGCCGGACGCCAAGTATAACAACCGTCTTGTCACCCAGCTCACCAACAAAGTGCTTTGGGATGGCAAAAAATCAGTGGCCGAATCGATCGTTTACGGTTCGTTCGACATCATTGAAGAGAAGACCGGCAGCGATCCGTTGTCAGTTTTCAAGACAGCAATGGATAATGTCCGCCCTACGCTCGAGGTTCGTCCCAAGCGTGTCGGTGGATCCACCTACCAAGTGCCTGTTGAGGTGAACGCTCGTCGTTCGACCACACTCGCAATTCGCTGGATTGTCGAATATTCGCGTAAGCGTCGCGAGAACACGATGGCCGAGCGCCTCGCCGCAGAAATCATGGATGCTGCAAATGGCATCGGTTCCTCGGTTAAAAAGCGTGAAGACCTATACAAGATGGCTGAAGCGAACCGTGCGTTCTCGCACTATCGCTGGTAG